The Achromobacter spanius genome includes the window AAGGAAGCCGGCAACATGGTGGACCTGGACTCCAACCCCACCAAGCTGATCGAGATTGTCGAAATCGGCAAGCAGATGCTGATGACGCGCGGCGCGCTGACCACGTTCAGCGTGGCCAACGACGTGGCCAAGTACTTCGCCATCATCCCGGCCGCCTTCGCCACCGTCTTCCCGCAGTTGAACGTGCTGAACATCATGCACCTGACCACGCCCGCCTCGGCCATCCTGTCCGCCGTGATCTTCAACGCGCTGATCATCGTGGTGCTGATTCCGCTGGCGCTCAAGGGTGTGCGCTACCGGCCCCTGGGCGCATCGGTGCTGCTGCGCCGCAACCTGCTGATCTACGGGCTGGGCGGGCTGCTGGTGCCGTTCGTTGGCATCAAGCTGGTTGACATGGTGCTGGCCGCGCTGGGCTGGGCCTAGGCCGGCCGCGCCTGAGCCGGCCGCGCCTGAGCCAAGCCTGATCCTCGCTTCCTCTCCGTACAAACAAGGAATCCATCATGAAATCCATTACTACCCCTCCCCCTGCCCAGGCGCGCCAAGGCGGCGTGCTGCGTCCCGCGCTGGTCGTTTTCGCCGCGCTGTCATTGGTGACGGGCCTGGCCTACCCCTTCCTGACGCGCGGCGTGGCCGCCGTGGTGTTCCCACATGAAGCTGCCGGCTCGCTGATCACGCAAGGCGACAAGGTGGTCGGGTCGGAACTGATCGGCCAGTCGTTCACCGCGCCGCAGTACTTCTGGGGCCGGCCGTCGGCCACCGCGCCCATGCCGTACAACGGCGCGGCCTCGGGTGGCTCGAACCTGGGCCCGCGCAACCCCGCATTGGCCGAGGCCATCCAGGACCGCATCGCGGCCTTGAAGGCGGCCGACCCCGACAACCCCACGCCGGTGCCGGTGGACTTGGTCACCGCGTCCGGCAGTGGCCTGGACCCCAGCATCAGCCCCGCCGCGGCCAGCTACCAGGCCGCGCGAGTGGCACGCGCCCGCCATGTGCCGCGCGCGCAGGTGGATGCGTTGATCCAGGCCCACACGGAAAAGCCCTGGCTGGGCGTATTGGGGGAACCGGTCGTCAATGTGTTGACGCTGAACCTGGCGCTGGACAAATTGCACCCGGCACAATGATGGCGCGGCGTATAGTATCGCCAGCCTTTCCCACCCCACTCTTGCGCGTTCATGGCTGACATTGCTGGCGAGCGTCCCGATCCGGACGCGCTTTTGAAAACGCTGGACGACGCCGCGCGCGAGGCAGCGCGCGGCAAGCTGCGCGTGTACTTCGGCGCGTCGGCCGGCGTCGGCAAGACCTACGCCATGCTGGTGGCCGCCCGCGCTCAAGCGGCTCAGGGCGTGAACGTGCTGGCCGGCATCGTCGAAACCCACGGCCGTCGCGAAACGGCCGGCTTGCTTGACGGCATCGCAGCCCTGCCGCTGAAAGACGTGGCGTACCGGGGCCACGTGCTGAAAGAGTTCGACCTGGACGGCGCGTTGGCCGCGCGCCCCGGCCTGGTGCTGGTGGACGAACTGGCGCATTCCAACGCGCCCGGTTCGCGCCACGCCAAGCGCTGGCAAGACATCCACGAACTGCTGGCCGCCGGCATTGACGTCTGGACCACGCTGAACGTGCAGCATCTGGACAGCCTGAACGAAGCGGTGGGCAGCATCACCGGCGTGCGCGTCTGGGAAACCGTGCCCGACGAGGTCTTCGACACCGCCGACGAAGTCATCCTGGTGGACCTGTCGGCCGATGAACTGCTGCGCCGGCTGAAAGAAGGCAAGGTCTATCTGCCCGAACAAGCTCGCCACGCCACGCGCAATTTCTTTCGCAAAGGCAACCTGATCGCCCTGCGCGAGCTGGCGCTGCGCCGCACCGCCGACCATGTGGACGACGACGTGCAGGCGTATCGGCGCGACCGCGCCATCGAACCGGTATGGCGCACGCGCGAAGCCGTGGTGGCCTGCATCGGCCCGGACGCCGACGCCGAATACGTCATCCGCAGCGCCCATCGCCTGAGCCAGCAACTGGAATGCGATCTGCACGTGGTCACCATCGACACGCCGCGCGCGGCGCCCACGCCTCAAGCCGAGCAAGACCGCATGCAACGCAGCCTGGCGCTGGCGGACAGCCTGGGCGCGCGCACGGAGACGCTGGCGGGTGGCGACATGGTCGACGCGGTGGTGCGCTACGTGCGCCGGCACAACATTACCAAGGCCATCGTGGGCCGTACGCGCGCCAGCGGCCTGCAGCGCCTGCGCGTGTCCCTGTCCGCATTACTGTCCGCCGCCCTCGCGCCGGGATGGCTATGGCGCCGGCACAGCTTTGCCGACATGCTGGCCGCGGGCTGCCCTGAAATCGACATCATCCGGCTGGGCGCCCCCCCGCTGCCCGCCAGCGCCCCGCCAGGGCGCGACCCGCTGACACTGGGGCGTGGCGCGCGCATCAACGCCGACGACCGTGGCGCCAACCCCTGGCTGGGCTATGCCTGGGCGCTGTGCTATTGCGCGGTGGCCACCGGCTTGTCGATGCTGGCGTTTCCCGCGCTGCACCAGACCAACATCGTCATGCTGTTCCTGCTGGCGGTGGTGGCGGTGGCGCTGCGGCATGGGCGCGGCCCTGCCGCGCTGGCGTCGGTTGTCAGCGTCGGCTTGTTCGACTTTTTCTTCGTGCAGCCGCTGGCCTCGTTTGCCGTGTCGGACGTGCAATACCTGCTGACTTTCGCCGTGCTGCTGGCCGTGGGCCTGTTGATCGGGCAACTGACGGCGGGGCTGCGGCTACAGGCGCAGGTGTCGGTCAAGCGCGAAGCCGACGCGCGCAGCCTGTATGAGTTCGCGCGCGAATTGTCGTCCGCGCTGTTGCCCGAGCAGATCGTGGCCCTGGCCGGGGCATTCGTACACGCCACCTTCGGCTCGCGTTGTGCGCTGTATATCCTGGGACTGGACGACCGCTTGAAGCTGGCCTCACCCGCCGCCGCCGACATGCCTGCCCTGGAATCGGCGCTGGCCCAATGGGTGTATGACCACGGCCAGCCCGCCGGCGCGGGCACCACCACGCTGTCCAACAGCGAACTGCTGTATCTGCCCTTGAAAGCGCCGATGCGCACACGCGGCGTGCTGGCCCTGGCCGCGCCCCGCCGCAGCCTGTTCACGCATCCCGATTCGCGCCGCCAGATCGAAGCCTACGCCACGCTTATCGCCATTGCCCTGGAACGGCTGCACTACGTCGAGGTGGCGCAGCAGGCGCTGGTCAGCATGGAATCGGAACGGCTGCGCAACTCGCTGCTGGCGGCGGTGTCGCATGACCTGCGCACACCGCTCACCAGCCTGGTCGGCATGACCGACACGCTGACGCGCCGGCCGGGCACGCTGCCCGACGATGTACAGGAAACCATCCGCGCCATGCGCGACCAAGCCCAGCGCATGCATGCGCTGGTCGTCAATCTGCTGGATATGGCGCGGCTGCAAAGCCACGACACGCCGCTGCGTCTGGAATGGCAATCCATCGAAGAGCTGGTGGGCGCGTCGCTGGCCGCCATGCGCGAACCCCTGGCCGCGCACCGCGTGACCGTGGCCCCGCTGTCGAACCTGCCGCTGGTGGAGTGCGATGGGGTGCTGATCGAACGCGTGCTGTGCAACCTGCTTGAAAACGCGGCCAAGTACACCCCCCCCGGCAGCACCGTGCACATTCACGCAGCGGTTCACGACGGCATGCTGCGCGTGGCCGTGTGCGACAACGGCCCTGGCGTCGCGCCGGGCGCCGAACGCCGCATCTTCGAAAAATTCACGCGTGGCGACCGCGAGTCCGCAACGCCAGGTGTGGGCCTGGGTCTGGCCGTGTGCGACGCCATCATCCAGGCCCACCACGGCCGCATCTGGGTCGAGCACGCGCCAGGGCAAGCCTCGGGCGCGCAATTCGTCTTCAGCCTGCCGCTGGGCACGCCGCCCGACGTTCAACCCGAAATTCAATCCGACATTCCTTGAAGACACGCCCAGCATGTTCGACTACCAGCCTATCGTTCTGATCATCGAAGACGACGCCAATATCCGGCGCTTTGTGCGCCAGGCCCTGGAAAGCGAGGGATGCGTCGTGCACGAGGCCGACACGGTCAAGCGCGGCCTGATCGAAGCCGGCACGCGCCAGCCCGACGCCATCGTGCTGGACCTGGGGCTGCCCGACGAAGACGGCATGACGCTGATCCGCGAACTGCGCAGTTGGACGCAAGTGCCCGTGCTGGTCTTGTCCGCCCGCAGCGCCGAGCCCGACAAGGTAGCCGCGCTGGACGCGGGCGCCGACGACTACCTGACCAAGCCCTTCGGCGTCAGCGAACTGCTGGCGCGGCTGCGCGTGCTGTTGCGCCGCCATGCGCGGGCGGGCGCCGGCAACGCGGCCGAGATCACGTTCGGCGACGTCCGCATCGACTTCGCCAAGCGTGTCGTCGAGCGCGCCGGCCAGCACGTGCACCTGACCGCCATGGAATACCGCCTGCTTGCCGCGCTGCTTGCGCACCGGGGCAAGGTCATGACGCACCGCGAGCTGCTGCGCGAGGTCTGGGGCCCCTCGCACATCGAAAGCAACCACTACCTGCGCATCTACATGGGGCACCTGCGCCAGAAACTGGAAGCGGACCCGGCGCAGCCCGTCTTCCTGATGACCGAGATCGGCGTGGGCTACCGCTTCGCGGGCTGATCGCGCGATCACCGATCAGTTTTTCTTGGCCTTTATCCCGCCTTTACGGGAACAGCGCGAGTCTTGTCTCGCGGTTTATGCCGATCCTCCTATTGTTGCGATCCCGTTCAACACCAGGAGTACTCCATGTTCCGCAATTCCGTCGCCGCGCTCGCGCTGCTGAGCCTGGCCGCCACCGCGCAGGCCAGCGACATGCCCGCCGCCGCTGCCGCCCCCGCCGCCAGCGACGTCACGCTGTCGGCCAACCTTACGCTGGCCAGCCAATACCGCTATCGCGGCTTGATGCAGACGAACAACAAGCCCGCCATCCAAGGCGGCTTTGACCTGGCCCATGCCAGCGGCTTCTATCTGGGTAATTGGAACTCCAGCATCAGTTGGCTGGGCGACAGCAACCCCGACGTGTCCGCGCCCGTGGAAATGGATTTCTACGGCGGCTACAAGGGCAATCTGGCCGAAGGCGTGCCGGTGGACCTGGGCATCTTGCAGTACTACTACCCGGGCGACTTTCCCTCGGGCTACACCAGCCCCGACACCACCGAGCTGTACGCCGGCATCGGCTACGGCCCGGTCATGTTCAAGTACTCCATCGCCCTGACCAACCTGTTCGGCTTCGCCGACAGCAAATACAGCCAGTACTTCGATGTGGCCGCCAACGTCGACACCGGGGTGTGGGGGCTGACACTCAACGCCCATGTGGGACGCCAGCTCGTGAAGAACGTAGACAACGGTTCCTACACCGATTGGAAGCTCGGACTGACCAAGGACTTTGGACAGGGCCTGTCCGTGTCGCTGGCCTACCTGGACACCAACGCGGACCGCGCCGTCTACACCAACACGCACGGTCGCGACATGGGCCGCGCGACCGGCTTGCTGTCGCTGACCAAGACCTTCTGAGCGCCCGGGCGTTGACGCGATTTTTACGCGCCGCGCCCGCCTTTTTCGGCAGGATTTACGGCGCGATTCCTATAGTGGAATCGTCATCAACCAACAGGAAACGCGGATCGCCGCCAGCGGCGCCTCCGCTCCGCCCACACCATGATTCCCCGACTGCAACCTGGCCGCCCTGCTTCGCGCGATCTCCCCCAAAGCTTGCCGCTGGCTCGTAGCCAGCAGGTAGCGCTGACGGTCAGGATCGATACGCTGGATGCGTTGAAGGTGCGCCTTGCGCTGCACCAGGCGCTGGGTGACCGGATCGGCATCTACCTGCTGTCGGTGGACCATGCCCACGCGCAAAGCACGCTGCAACTGCAATGCGCCCGCGACGAACTGGACGACATGATGCATGCCGTCATGCGCGGGTTGCCCCAGGCAGAATTCGGACCGGTGCGCGCGGCCACCGCCATCACGGGACGCTAGGCCATGGACATGCCGCTGACTTACATGCCGCCGACTCACATGCCGCTACCTCCGCGTTTTGAAGGCATCTGGCTGCCCATGGTCACGCCGCTGCGCGGCGGCTATGTGGACATGGACGCCGCGCAGGCACTGGCCCGCTACTACCGCAACGCCGGCATCGCCGGCCTGGTGCTGTTCGGTTCCACCGGCGAAGGCAACCTGCTCAGCCTGTCCGAGAAAATCGACATGGCCCAGGCCATTGCCAGCGATCCGCATGCACTGCCGCTGATCTTCGGCGCGGGCGGCGTAGACACGCGAGGCGTGGCCACGGCCATCCGGCGCCTGGACAAGCATTGCCCGGCGGGCTATCTCGTGCCGCCGCCTTATTATCTGGGCCCCTCGCAAGCCGGTATCCTGTGGCATTACCGGCAGATCGCCTGGGCCACTGAACGCCCGATCATCCTCTACAACATCCCCAAGCGCACGGGCGTGACCATGACGGTCGAGACCATGGAAGCGCTGGCCTTGCTGCCCAACTTTTCCGCCGTCAAGGAATGCAACCCGGCGGTGCTTGCCGCGCTGAACACGCGCGGCAAACTGGATGTGCTGTGTGGCGACGACCTGTCCTTGCTGGACCATTGGCTGGCTGGCGGACGCGGCGCCATCCCGGCCGCCGCGCATCTGTTTCCCGAACGCTATGTGGAAATCATGCGTCTGGCGCACGCGGGCCAGGCGCAAGCCGCGCGCGAGCTTTTCGAGCCGCTGCGCGCGCTGATCCGCCTGCTGTTCGCCGAACCGAATCCCGCGCCGATCAAGCGTGCGCTTGCCATGCAAGGGCTGATCGCCGACGAACTGCGCATGCCCATGATGCCCGCCAGCCGCGAACTCACCCCTCGCCTGCAACGCGCGATGAGCGCCCTGCAAGACTTGCCTAGCCGGCTGCAGACAGCTTGAATACCGACACCGCGCGCGCCAGGCCATCCGCCTGTTCGTGCAGGGTGGCTGCCGACGCGGCGAACTCCTGCACGAGCGCCGCGTTCTGCTGCGTCACGCTGTCCAGGTGCGTGACGGCTTGGTTGATCTGCTCGATACCCACGCTTTGCTCGGCCGACGCGGTGGCAATCTCGCCCATCAACGGTGCGCTGGTGGCCGCCGATTCCAGCACGCTGCCCATGGTTGCGCTGGCCTGGCCCACCCGATCGCTGCCGCGCGTGACGGAGTCCGACGAGGTCTCGATCAAGCCCTTGATCTCTTTGGCGGCCGTGGCGGAACGCTGGGCCAATGCCCGAACTTCGCCCGCCACCACCGCAAAGCCGCGCCCCTGCTCGCCCGCCCGCGCCGCTTCAACTGCCGCGTTCAAGGCCAGGATGTTGGTTTGAAAGGCAATCCCGTCGATCACGCTGATGATCTCGCCGATGCGTTGTGAACTATGTGAGATCTCGCGCATGGCGTCGATGGCGTGCTGCGTCTCTTCGCTGCCCTGGCGGGCCAGTTGCGCCGCCTGGCCAGCCAGGGAACTGACTTCGCGCACGTGTTCCGCGCTTTGCTTGGCGGTGGCCGTAATCTCTTCCACGCTGGCGGCGGTCTGCTCAAGCGCCGCGGCCTGCTTCTCGGTACGGTCGGACAGATCCATGCTGCCCGCCGCGATCTGGCGCGAGGCCGCCGCGATGGATCCCGTGGACTGCACGATCGTGCGCAAGGCGGCTTGCAGGCGGTCCTGCATGCGACCCATTCCTTCGAACAGGCGACCGATCTCGCCGCGATGGTGGTGCGACACGCTGCCGGACAAGTCACCATTGGCCACCCGCTCGCACAGCGCCACGGCCTCATCCAGGGGGCCGATCACATGCGTGCGGAAGAAGCGCAATGCCCCGATCAGCAGCAACGCCAGCAAGCCTAGCGTCACCCCCCCCTGGCGCCACAAGGTGCCGGTGAACGCGGCGTCGACATCATCCACATAGAGCCCGGTAAAGATCAGCCAGCCCCAATCCGCGTCATAGGCCGCGTAGCTGATTTTCGGCAGGGCCTCGTCGGCGCCCGGCCTCGGAAAGCGGTACTCCACATAGCCGCCGCCCGCCTTGCCTTCGGCATAGAGGTTTTCGAAGATCGGCAAGCCGTCCACATCCTTGATGGCGCGTACGTTCGTACCCACCAGCTTGGCGTCCGGATGTACCAGCAGCGCGTAGTCATCACCGAACACGCCCACGTAGCCATCGTCGCCGTAGCGCAGTTGCGCCAGGCGCCGCGCCACATTCTGCTTGGCCTGCGCCAGGGGCATGCCTTCGCTGACGCTTTGCTTGCCATTGCGCAGGATGCCTGCCGACAGGTCCAGCACATGACGCAATTCGGTCTTGCGCTCGGTCACCATCTCGGCGCGGCGCTGCCAGGCATCCCAGGCACCCAGCATCAGAACCACCGCGCCAATGGCGAACACGAACCACAACAGCTCCCTGCGCAGACTGGAATTTTTCACAGTCTCTCCTCGTTATTTTCCAATCGGCCGTATGAAACTTTTGACGGCAGAATGTGACGGTTTATGTATTGCGATCCGTCAGGATACGGTGACGCAGCAGGGTTTTCACTAGGAAGGCATGCGGCGATTGATCTAGCGCAAGGCCCATAAGAAAAACGCAAGGCCCAGGGGCCTTGCGTTCGGTAGTGCTTGCATTGCGGAGATTTCTGCGCGTGCCGTCAGCGCCGCAAGGCGCTCTTGGCCGCCTGCGCGACGCGTGGCGTCGTCAGCGCAATCAACGTCACGACGACCAGCGAATAGTTGGGCACGCTGCGCATGTTGCGGAACATCATCTCGGTCAGGCTGAAGGCGCAATAGCCCAGGCAGAACAACAGCCCCAACTGCGCGCCGACGCGAATCACCCTGTCATCGCTGGCCAGACGACGGAAGAATACCGCCGCCGGCACCAGGTACAGGACAAGAATCGTGATCAGGCCCAGCAGGCCGTATCCCGCCAACGCAGCCAACAGGTCGTTGTGCGGTTCTCCGTAGCCGTCGACAACCTCTTGGGTAACAACGCCCTGGGTTTGAAGCGTCCGCAGCTCTTCGCGGAACTTGCTGGGGCCCACGCCCACGATCGGACTCTTTTCGAACATCAGGAACGAGGCGTGCCACAGCTGCAAGCGGATGCCGAAGGACGTATCGCGGTTGGCCGAAGTCGTGAATCGTTGGACGTCTTTCGAGATCTCGTGCATCCGGCTGCTGAACGTCCAGATGGCCGCGGCGCTGGCAACCAGCGCCACACAGACCGCCAAGGCGCAATACACCTTGTGGCGGCGCTGCCAATTTCGCAAACCCAACAGGAACACCACCCCCAGGATAGGCAGCAGCATCCAACTGCTGCGCGTCTCGAACAACCAGGTGGCGATGACGGACAGCGCCACCGCCAACAGCTTCACCGCGACTTCGGCCCGCGGCCAGCGCGTGGAAGGACCAAAGCCCAGGGACAAGAGCGTCATGCCGCCAAACAACAGCGTCAGGTTCGCGAACCCCACGGCGTTGTAGCGCCCGCCAACATCGATCATCGCGCCACGGCTCTCGGTTTCCATGACGAAGATCAATAGCAGCGACCCGCCAAGGGCACCCGCCAGGATGCTCCACTGCACCAGCTTGAGCCATCGCTGCGGCGCGCGCAGCAACAGCCACAGCACCGGCAGCGCCAACGCGAAGCGCAGCAGCTTTTCAAGTTCGGAGCTACTCCATACGCCTCGCACCGCGGACGTGGCGAAAAGGCAGGCCAGCGGCAGCAGCAGCACCAAGGACATCGGCCACAAGGCGCCGAAATCCAACGGCTCGTACCGCTTGACTGCGTTGACCGCCAGCGCAGTCAGCGCGATCAGGGCGCTTAGATAAAGAATGGCGGGTCCGCCAACCGGGCTGGTCAGGGCCAGCGCGGGTACCAACAACACAAGCCACGTGGCTAAGGAAACATACATTCGGGGCACAGCGATCAGCCTGGAAAGAACAGCGCAAGCGCAACGCGCTTCATGCGGAATAGGTAGACAAAACCCGCCCGCCATGACGGCGGACGGGTTCAGCGGAACATCGCGGGAGGGTTCGCGAATTTACATGTTTTCGATCATGACCTGGCCAAAGCCCGAGCACGACACCTGGGTCGCGCCTTCCAGCAGGCGGGCGAAGTCATACGTGACCTTCTTGGACAGGATGGACTTTTCCATGCTGGAGATGATCAGGTCAGCGGCTTCGGTCCAGCCCATGTGGCGCAGCATCATTTCGGCCGACAGGATTTCGGAACCGGGGTTCACGTAGTCCTTGCCCGCGTACTTGGGCGCCGTGCCGTGGGTGGCTTCGAACATGGCGACCGAGTCCGACAGGTTGGCCCCCGGCGCGATGCCGATGCCGCCCACTTGCGCCGCCAGCGCGTCCGAGATGTAGTCGCCGTTCAGGTTCAGCGTCGCGATAACGTCGTATTCGGCCGGACGCAGCAGGATCTGCTGCAGGAAGGCGTCGGCAATCACGTCCTTGACGATGATCTCGCGGCCCGTCCTGGGGTTCTTGAACTTGCACCACGGACCGCCGTCGATCAGTTGCGCGCCGAATTCCTTCTGCAGCAGTTCGTAGCCCCAGTCCCGGAAGCCGCCTTCCGTGAACTTCATGATGTTGCCCTTGTGTACCAGCGTCAGCGACGTGCGGTCGTTGTCGATGACGTACTGCGCGGCCTTGCGCACCAGG containing:
- the icd gene encoding NADP-dependent isocitrate dehydrogenase, translating into MSYQHIKVPAGGQKITVNADFSLNVPEQPIVPFIEGDGTGADITPVMIKVVDAAVQKAYGGKRKIHWMEVYAGEKATKVYGPDVWLPDETLEVVKDYVVSIKGPLTTPVGGGIRSLNVALRQQLDLYVCLRPVAYFKGVPSPVREPEKTNMVIFRENSEDIYAGIEYMAESEQAKELIQFLQTKLGVKKIRFPNTSSIGIKPVSREGTERLVRKAAQYVIDNDRTSLTLVHKGNIMKFTEGGFRDWGYELLQKEFGAQLIDGGPWCKFKNPRTGREIIVKDVIADAFLQQILLRPAEYDVIATLNLNGDYISDALAAQVGGIGIAPGANLSDSVAMFEATHGTAPKYAGKDYVNPGSEILSAEMMLRHMGWTEAADLIISSMEKSILSKKVTYDFARLLEGATQVSCSGFGQVMIENM
- a CDS encoding methyl-accepting chemotaxis protein, which encodes MKNSSLRRELLWFVFAIGAVVLMLGAWDAWQRRAEMVTERKTELRHVLDLSAGILRNGKQSVSEGMPLAQAKQNVARRLAQLRYGDDGYVGVFGDDYALLVHPDAKLVGTNVRAIKDVDGLPIFENLYAEGKAGGGYVEYRFPRPGADEALPKISYAAYDADWGWLIFTGLYVDDVDAAFTGTLWRQGGVTLGLLALLLIGALRFFRTHVIGPLDEAVALCERVANGDLSGSVSHHHRGEIGRLFEGMGRMQDRLQAALRTIVQSTGSIAAASRQIAAGSMDLSDRTEKQAAALEQTAASVEEITATAKQSAEHVREVSSLAGQAAQLARQGSEETQHAIDAMREISHSSQRIGEIISVIDGIAFQTNILALNAAVEAARAGEQGRGFAVVAGEVRALAQRSATAAKEIKGLIETSSDSVTRGSDRVGQASATMGSVLESAATSAPLMGEIATASAEQSVGIEQINQAVTHLDSVTQQNAALVQEFAASAATLHEQADGLARAVSVFKLSAAG
- the kdpC gene encoding potassium-transporting ATPase subunit KdpC, with the protein product MKSITTPPPAQARQGGVLRPALVVFAALSLVTGLAYPFLTRGVAAVVFPHEAAGSLITQGDKVVGSELIGQSFTAPQYFWGRPSATAPMPYNGAASGGSNLGPRNPALAEAIQDRIAALKAADPDNPTPVPVDLVTASGSGLDPSISPAAASYQAARVARARHVPRAQVDALIQAHTEKPWLGVLGEPVVNVLTLNLALDKLHPAQ
- a CDS encoding TorF family putative porin gives rise to the protein MFRNSVAALALLSLAATAQASDMPAAAAAPAASDVTLSANLTLASQYRYRGLMQTNNKPAIQGGFDLAHASGFYLGNWNSSISWLGDSNPDVSAPVEMDFYGGYKGNLAEGVPVDLGILQYYYPGDFPSGYTSPDTTELYAGIGYGPVMFKYSIALTNLFGFADSKYSQYFDVAANVDTGVWGLTLNAHVGRQLVKNVDNGSYTDWKLGLTKDFGQGLSVSLAYLDTNADRAVYTNTHGRDMGRATGLLSLTKTF
- the kdpE gene encoding two-component system response regulator KdpE, with product MFDYQPIVLIIEDDANIRRFVRQALESEGCVVHEADTVKRGLIEAGTRQPDAIVLDLGLPDEDGMTLIRELRSWTQVPVLVLSARSAEPDKVAALDAGADDYLTKPFGVSELLARLRVLLRRHARAGAGNAAEITFGDVRIDFAKRVVERAGQHVHLTAMEYRLLAALLAHRGKVMTHRELLREVWGPSHIESNHYLRIYMGHLRQKLEADPAQPVFLMTEIGVGYRFAG
- a CDS encoding O-antigen ligase family protein; the encoded protein is MPRMYVSLATWLVLLVPALALTSPVGGPAILYLSALIALTALAVNAVKRYEPLDFGALWPMSLVLLLPLACLFATSAVRGVWSSSELEKLLRFALALPVLWLLLRAPQRWLKLVQWSILAGALGGSLLLIFVMETESRGAMIDVGGRYNAVGFANLTLLFGGMTLLSLGFGPSTRWPRAEVAVKLLAVALSVIATWLFETRSSWMLLPILGVVFLLGLRNWQRRHKVYCALAVCVALVASAAAIWTFSSRMHEISKDVQRFTTSANRDTSFGIRLQLWHASFLMFEKSPIVGVGPSKFREELRTLQTQGVVTQEVVDGYGEPHNDLLAALAGYGLLGLITILVLYLVPAAVFFRRLASDDRVIRVGAQLGLLFCLGYCAFSLTEMMFRNMRSVPNYSLVVVTLIALTTPRVAQAAKSALRR
- the dapA gene encoding 4-hydroxy-tetrahydrodipicolinate synthase; its protein translation is MPLTYMPPTHMPLPPRFEGIWLPMVTPLRGGYVDMDAAQALARYYRNAGIAGLVLFGSTGEGNLLSLSEKIDMAQAIASDPHALPLIFGAGGVDTRGVATAIRRLDKHCPAGYLVPPPYYLGPSQAGILWHYRQIAWATERPIILYNIPKRTGVTMTVETMEALALLPNFSAVKECNPAVLAALNTRGKLDVLCGDDLSLLDHWLAGGRGAIPAAAHLFPERYVEIMRLAHAGQAQAARELFEPLRALIRLLFAEPNPAPIKRALAMQGLIADELRMPMMPASRELTPRLQRAMSALQDLPSRLQTA
- a CDS encoding sensor histidine kinase, giving the protein MADIAGERPDPDALLKTLDDAAREAARGKLRVYFGASAGVGKTYAMLVAARAQAAQGVNVLAGIVETHGRRETAGLLDGIAALPLKDVAYRGHVLKEFDLDGALAARPGLVLVDELAHSNAPGSRHAKRWQDIHELLAAGIDVWTTLNVQHLDSLNEAVGSITGVRVWETVPDEVFDTADEVILVDLSADELLRRLKEGKVYLPEQARHATRNFFRKGNLIALRELALRRTADHVDDDVQAYRRDRAIEPVWRTREAVVACIGPDADAEYVIRSAHRLSQQLECDLHVVTIDTPRAAPTPQAEQDRMQRSLALADSLGARTETLAGGDMVDAVVRYVRRHNITKAIVGRTRASGLQRLRVSLSALLSAALAPGWLWRRHSFADMLAAGCPEIDIIRLGAPPLPASAPPGRDPLTLGRGARINADDRGANPWLGYAWALCYCAVATGLSMLAFPALHQTNIVMLFLLAVVAVALRHGRGPAALASVVSVGLFDFFFVQPLASFAVSDVQYLLTFAVLLAVGLLIGQLTAGLRLQAQVSVKREADARSLYEFARELSSALLPEQIVALAGAFVHATFGSRCALYILGLDDRLKLASPAAADMPALESALAQWVYDHGQPAGAGTTTLSNSELLYLPLKAPMRTRGVLALAAPRRSLFTHPDSRRQIEAYATLIAIALERLHYVEVAQQALVSMESERLRNSLLAAVSHDLRTPLTSLVGMTDTLTRRPGTLPDDVQETIRAMRDQAQRMHALVVNLLDMARLQSHDTPLRLEWQSIEELVGASLAAMREPLAAHRVTVAPLSNLPLVECDGVLIERVLCNLLENAAKYTPPGSTVHIHAAVHDGMLRVAVCDNGPGVAPGAERRIFEKFTRGDRESATPGVGLGLAVCDAIIQAHHGRIWVEHAPGQASGAQFVFSLPLGTPPDVQPEIQSDIP